The Agromyces atrinae genome window below encodes:
- a CDS encoding CPBP family intramembrane glutamic endopeptidase, giving the protein MTNATVVREPAERRRLWVEIAIVLGLSLGASAVYSIVSIVSRLTDETPLADQSASINQSRDSREWLDFTYQFLSIFFALFAVALVLYLLWRPGQSAFRRIGFDLTRPGRDIGSGVLLVAVIGIPGIALYTVGRLAGITVAVVPAPLDAFWWTVPILVLSALRAALTEEIIVVGYLFTRLSELGFSKWTIILSSAVLRGSYHLYQGIGPFFGNVAMGVVFGWCYARWGRTMPLVVAHWILDMLSFIGYPLALAWWPGIFGATG; this is encoded by the coding sequence ATGACGAACGCAACAGTCGTGCGCGAACCCGCCGAGCGCCGACGCCTCTGGGTCGAGATCGCGATCGTGCTCGGCCTCTCGCTCGGCGCGTCCGCCGTGTACTCGATCGTGTCGATCGTGTCGCGGCTCACCGACGAGACGCCTCTCGCCGACCAATCGGCGTCGATCAACCAGTCGCGCGACAGCCGCGAATGGCTCGACTTCACGTATCAGTTCCTCTCCATCTTCTTCGCCCTCTTCGCCGTCGCCCTCGTGCTGTACCTGCTCTGGCGGCCCGGTCAGAGCGCGTTCCGCCGCATCGGATTCGACCTCACCCGGCCGGGGCGCGACATCGGATCGGGCGTGCTCCTCGTCGCCGTCATCGGGATCCCCGGCATCGCGCTGTACACCGTGGGTCGCCTCGCGGGCATCACGGTCGCCGTCGTGCCCGCTCCCCTCGACGCCTTCTGGTGGACGGTGCCGATCCTCGTGCTCTCCGCGCTGCGGGCGGCCCTCACGGAGGAGATCATCGTCGTCGGATATCTCTTCACGAGGCTCTCGGAGCTCGGCTTCTCGAAGTGGACGATCATCCTCTCGAGCGCCGTCCTCCGCGGCAGCTACCACCTCTACCAGGGCATCGGACCGTTCTTCGGCAACGTCGCGATGGGCGTCGTGTTCGGCTGGTGCTACGCCCGCTGGGGTCGCACGATGCCGCTCGTCGTCGCGCACTGGATCCTCGACATGCTCTCGTTCATCGGCTACCCCCTCGCGCTGGCCTGGTGGCCGGGCATTTTCGGCGCGACGGGCTGA
- a CDS encoding peroxiredoxin, with the protein MAASPAIGSIAPDFTLPGTVLKDGRPVRGEYTLSAHRGHPLLLVFYPGDETPGCTAQLCEYSSGLGSLSALGAEVWAVSRQDVVSHEHFARKEGLELPLLADETGSVVSAYGVSLAGVGTRRSEFLIDADGVVRWKRVGILGVHWSSVDALHDQLALVSP; encoded by the coding sequence ATGGCCGCGTCGCCCGCGATCGGATCGATCGCCCCTGATTTCACTTTGCCCGGAACCGTCCTGAAGGACGGCCGCCCGGTGCGTGGGGAGTACACGCTCTCCGCCCACCGAGGTCATCCGCTCCTGCTCGTCTTCTACCCCGGCGACGAGACGCCCGGATGCACCGCCCAGCTCTGCGAGTACAGCTCGGGGCTCGGTTCGCTCAGCGCACTCGGCGCCGAGGTCTGGGCGGTCAGCCGCCAGGACGTCGTGAGCCACGAGCACTTCGCGCGGAAGGAAGGCCTCGAGCTGCCGCTCCTCGCCGACGAGACCGGCTCGGTCGTCTCCGCCTACGGCGTGAGCCTCGCGGGAGTCGGCACGCGCCGCTCGGAGTTCCTCATCGACGCCGACGGAGTGGTGCGCTGGAAGCGCGTCGGCATCCTCGGCGTGCACTGGTCGAGCGTCGACGCGCTCCACGACCAGCTCGCCCTCGTCTCCCCCTGA
- the gcvP gene encoding aminomethyl-transferring glycine dehydrogenase yields MTDFDYYAFARRHIGTNGFEQQQMLTTVGYDSLDDLVDAAVPAAIHVREAPESAIPAPATEREALAELRALADQNRVRTSMIGLGYYGTLTPAVITRNVLENPSWYTAYTPYQPEISQGRLEALINFQTMVTDLTGLDTANASMLDEGTAVVEGMLLARRASKSTSNRFIADADALPQTLALLASRAEAVGIELVVRDLAGADDLTELGAHFGVFVQYPGASGRVWNPSSVIAASKEQGALAVVAADLLALALITSPGELGADVAVGTSQRFGVPMGFGGPHAGYMAVRKGLERQLPGRLVGVSQDAAGHPAYRLSLQAREQHIRREKATSNICTAQVLLAVMASMYAVYHGPAGIRAIASATAAKARMLADALREYDLHLEHDAYFDTLSVHVPGLASTVVERARDLGVLLWEHDEATVRISVDEATTVDDIHAVVRAFGGPETASYSWFQVTNGLPDELRRTSTYLTHPVFAAHHSETAMMRYLKSLADRDYALDRGMIPLGSCTMKLNAATEMESVTWPEFASLHPFAPEADVRGSLALIEQLETWLAEVTGYDTVSLQPNAGSQGELAGLLAIRGYHHANGDTERTVCLIPSSAHGTNAASAVLAGMSVVVVACDELGNVDLDDLRAKVETHAATLAALMITYPSTHGVYEHDVKDITQAVHDAGGQVYVDGANLNALLGFARFGDFGGDVSHLNLHKTFCIPHGGGGPGVGPVAAKAHLAPYLPGHPLAQRTDHAGGFVHGGGPVSAAPYGSPSILPISWAYVRMMGAEGLREATGAAVLAANYIAVRLREHYPVLYTGENGLVAHECILDVRPLTAATGVTVDDVAKRLIDYGFHAPTMSFPVAGTLMVEPTESEDLAEIERFIEAMIAIKAEADAVGRGQWPADDNPLRNAPHTAESVIAGEWDHAYTREQAVYPVRSLVRGKYWVPVRRIDQAYGDRNLMCACPPIEAFA; encoded by the coding sequence ATGACCGACTTCGACTACTACGCCTTCGCCCGCCGCCACATCGGCACCAACGGATTCGAGCAGCAGCAGATGCTGACGACCGTCGGCTACGACTCGCTCGACGACCTCGTTGACGCCGCGGTGCCCGCCGCGATCCACGTGCGCGAGGCGCCCGAATCGGCGATCCCCGCGCCTGCGACCGAGCGTGAGGCGCTCGCCGAGCTGCGAGCCCTCGCCGACCAGAACCGCGTGCGCACGTCGATGATCGGTCTCGGGTACTACGGCACGCTCACGCCCGCCGTCATCACCCGGAACGTCCTCGAGAATCCGTCGTGGTACACGGCGTACACGCCTTATCAGCCCGAGATCTCGCAGGGTCGCCTCGAAGCCCTCATCAACTTCCAGACGATGGTGACCGACCTCACGGGGCTCGACACCGCGAACGCGTCGATGCTCGACGAGGGCACCGCGGTCGTCGAGGGCATGCTGCTCGCGCGCCGCGCCTCGAAGTCGACCTCGAACCGCTTCATCGCCGACGCCGACGCTCTGCCCCAGACGCTCGCTCTCCTCGCCTCGCGCGCCGAGGCCGTCGGCATCGAACTCGTCGTGCGCGATCTGGCCGGTGCGGACGACCTCACCGAGCTCGGCGCGCACTTCGGCGTCTTCGTGCAGTACCCCGGCGCCTCGGGTCGGGTCTGGAATCCGTCATCCGTCATCGCCGCCTCGAAGGAGCAGGGAGCGCTCGCCGTCGTCGCGGCCGACCTGCTCGCCCTCGCCCTCATCACCTCCCCGGGCGAGCTCGGGGCGGATGTCGCGGTCGGCACGAGTCAGCGCTTCGGCGTGCCCATGGGCTTCGGCGGGCCGCACGCCGGCTACATGGCGGTGCGGAAGGGCCTCGAGCGGCAGCTGCCCGGGCGCCTCGTCGGCGTCTCGCAGGATGCGGCCGGTCACCCGGCCTACCGTCTCAGCCTCCAGGCCCGCGAGCAGCACATCCGCCGCGAGAAGGCGACCTCGAACATCTGCACCGCCCAGGTGCTGCTCGCCGTCATGGCGTCGATGTACGCCGTGTACCACGGCCCCGCCGGCATCCGTGCGATCGCCTCGGCGACGGCGGCGAAGGCGCGCATGCTCGCCGACGCGCTGCGCGAGTACGACCTGCACCTCGAGCACGACGCCTACTTCGACACCCTCAGCGTGCACGTGCCGGGTCTCGCGTCGACGGTCGTCGAGCGCGCCCGTGACCTCGGTGTGCTCTTGTGGGAGCACGACGAGGCGACGGTCCGCATCTCGGTCGACGAGGCGACGACGGTCGACGACATCCACGCCGTCGTGCGTGCCTTCGGAGGGCCCGAGACGGCGAGCTACAGCTGGTTCCAGGTCACGAACGGCCTGCCCGACGAGCTGCGACGCACCTCGACGTACCTCACACACCCCGTCTTCGCCGCGCATCACTCCGAGACGGCGATGATGCGTTACCTCAAGTCGCTCGCCGACCGCGACTACGCCCTCGACCGCGGCATGATCCCGCTCGGGTCGTGCACGATGAAGCTCAATGCCGCGACCGAGATGGAATCGGTCACGTGGCCCGAGTTCGCCTCGCTGCACCCGTTCGCTCCCGAGGCCGACGTGCGCGGCTCGCTCGCGCTCATCGAGCAGCTCGAGACGTGGCTCGCCGAGGTCACCGGGTACGACACCGTCTCGCTGCAGCCGAACGCGGGAAGCCAGGGCGAGCTCGCGGGCCTCCTCGCGATCCGCGGCTACCACCACGCGAACGGCGACACCGAGCGCACCGTGTGCCTCATCCCGTCGAGCGCGCACGGCACCAATGCGGCCTCCGCTGTGCTCGCGGGCATGAGCGTCGTCGTCGTCGCGTGCGACGAGCTCGGCAACGTCGACCTCGACGATCTGCGCGCGAAGGTCGAGACGCACGCCGCGACGCTCGCGGCGCTCATGATCACCTACCCGTCGACGCACGGCGTCTACGAGCACGACGTGAAGGACATCACGCAGGCCGTGCACGACGCCGGCGGTCAGGTGTACGTCGACGGCGCGAACCTCAACGCGCTCCTCGGATTCGCGCGATTCGGCGACTTCGGCGGCGACGTGTCGCACCTCAACCTGCACAAGACGTTCTGCATCCCGCACGGCGGCGGCGGACCCGGCGTCGGCCCGGTCGCGGCCAAGGCGCACCTCGCGCCGTACCTTCCCGGTCACCCGCTCGCGCAGCGCACCGATCACGCCGGCGGATTCGTGCACGGCGGCGGACCCGTCTCGGCAGCTCCCTACGGCAGCCCGTCGATCCTCCCGATCTCGTGGGCCTACGTGCGCATGATGGGGGCGGAGGGTCTGCGCGAGGCCACGGGCGCCGCGGTGCTCGCGGCGAACTACATCGCCGTGCGCCTGCGCGAGCACTACCCCGTGCTCTACACGGGCGAGAACGGCCTCGTCGCTCACGAGTGCATCCTCGACGTCCGCCCGCTCACGGCGGCGACCGGTGTCACGGTCGACGACGTCGCGAAGCGACTCATCGACTACGGCTTCCACGCGCCGACGATGTCGTTCCCCGTCGCGGGCACGCTCATGGTCGAGCCGACCGAGTCGGAAGACCTCGCCGAGATCGAGCGCTTCATCGAAGCGATGATCGCGATCAAGGCCGAAGCGGATGCCGTGGGCCGGGGCCAATGGCCCGCCGACGACAACCCGCTGCGGAACGCGCCGCACACCGCGGAGTCGGTCATCGCGGGGGAGTGGGACCACGCCTACACCCGGGAGCAGGCCGTCTACCCGGTGCGCTCGCTCGTGCGCGGCAAGTACTGGGTGCCCGTGCGACGCATCGACCAGGCCTACGGCGACCGCAACCTCATGTGCGCCTGCCCGCCGATCGAGGCGTTCGCCTAA
- the nadA gene encoding quinolinate synthase NadA has protein sequence MTLTEPTTRAAASVDLTLQLISTGAADGAACSPELVKGPWEFDSGPVAYGPGSSMGDVIPTGSPRQGQLPTAYREAANDELHERIRAAKATLGDRVVVLGHFYQRDEVVQHADFVGDSFQLANAAKGKPDAEAIVFCGVHFMAETADMLSGPDQAVILPNLAAGCSMADMANLDDVTECWEQLEELYGTEPDADGRVPVIPVTYMNCSAALKGFVGEHGGIVCTSSNAATVLEWAFERGQRVLFFPDQHLGRNTAKAMGVPLEQMPMWNPRKPLGGSTETELLDARVLLWHGFCSVHKRFTVDQIDEARRTHPGVHVIVHPECPMPVVDAADSAGSTDFIVKAIQAAPAGSTFAIGTEVNLVQRLAAEYPQHTIFCLDPVVCPCSTMYRIHPGYLAWVLEELVAGRVVNRIEVDDSVAAPARVALERMLAAKPPAA, from the coding sequence ATGACTCTCACCGAACCCACGACGCGTGCCGCGGCATCCGTCGACCTCACGCTGCAGCTCATCTCGACGGGGGCGGCCGACGGCGCAGCCTGCTCCCCCGAGCTCGTCAAGGGTCCGTGGGAGTTCGACTCGGGCCCCGTCGCCTACGGACCGGGATCGTCGATGGGCGACGTCATCCCCACCGGCTCGCCCCGTCAGGGGCAGCTGCCGACCGCCTACCGCGAGGCGGCGAACGACGAGCTCCACGAGCGCATCCGCGCGGCGAAGGCGACCCTCGGCGACCGCGTCGTCGTGCTCGGCCACTTCTACCAGCGTGACGAGGTCGTGCAGCACGCCGACTTCGTGGGCGACTCGTTCCAGCTCGCGAACGCCGCGAAGGGCAAGCCCGACGCCGAGGCGATCGTCTTCTGCGGCGTGCACTTCATGGCCGAGACGGCCGACATGCTGTCGGGACCGGATCAGGCCGTCATCCTGCCGAACCTCGCGGCCGGCTGCTCGATGGCCGACATGGCGAACCTCGACGACGTGACCGAGTGCTGGGAGCAGCTCGAAGAGCTCTACGGCACCGAGCCCGACGCCGACGGCCGCGTTCCCGTCATCCCCGTCACCTACATGAACTGCTCCGCAGCACTCAAGGGCTTCGTCGGCGAGCACGGCGGCATCGTCTGCACGTCCTCGAACGCCGCGACCGTGCTCGAGTGGGCGTTCGAACGCGGTCAGCGCGTGCTCTTCTTCCCCGACCAGCACCTCGGTCGCAACACGGCCAAGGCCATGGGGGTGCCGCTCGAGCAGATGCCGATGTGGAACCCGCGGAAGCCCCTCGGCGGGAGCACCGAGACCGAGCTGCTCGATGCCCGCGTGCTGCTGTGGCACGGCTTCTGCTCGGTGCACAAGCGCTTCACGGTCGACCAGATCGACGAGGCCCGCCGCACCCACCCGGGAGTGCACGTCATCGTGCACCCCGAGTGCCCCATGCCAGTCGTCGACGCCGCCGACTCGGCCGGCTCGACCGACTTCATCGTGAAGGCGATCCAGGCGGCCCCCGCCGGCTCCACGTTCGCGATCGGCACCGAGGTCAACCTCGTGCAGCGCCTCGCCGCCGAGTACCCGCAGCACACGATCTTCTGCCTCGACCCCGTCGTGTGCCCGTGCTCGACGATGTACCGCATCCACCCCGGCTACCTCGCGTGGGTGCTCGAAGAGCTCGTCGCGGGGCGCGTCGTCAACCGCATCGAGGTCGACGACTCGGTCGCCGCGCCCGCCCGCGTCGCGCTCGAGCGCATGCTCGCGGCGAAGCCCCCGGCGGCCTGA
- the nadB gene encoding L-aspartate oxidase, whose translation MARVLVVGSGLAGLLTAITATDAGHDVTVATKTELVESNTRYAQGGIAAALFPGDSVETHIDDTMRAGAGLSDPVAVRVLCEEGPARVRELIRFGARFDTDDSGLARGLEAAHSRARILHAGGDATGAEIERALVATVRSRAVRLHEHTTLVDLIVADGHVTGALVQGAAEQNFSIDADIVVLATGGAGQLFSHTTNPDVATGDGVAAAWRAGAAVRDLEFVQFHPTALAAPGTPLLSEAVRGEGAVLRDENGVRFLAGTPGGELAPRDVVARAIAERMTLQGGRPVFLDATALGAAFLSRRFPGLDAATRRAGFDWSTEPVPVTPAAHYAMGGVATDIDARTSLPGLFAVGEVACTGVHGANRLASNSLLEAAVFAHRAVHAFGLPMPAVFPPAPLVAAAAAPTSVAARPVDRGALQQLMWQHVGLHRDENGLSAASTALDGWSAPEPLDRRSIEDRNLLDLARLTVASARARTESRGAHARLDFPAHDEEAA comes from the coding sequence ATGGCTCGCGTGCTCGTCGTCGGCAGCGGGCTGGCCGGTCTGCTCACCGCCATCACGGCGACGGATGCCGGGCACGACGTCACCGTCGCGACGAAGACCGAGCTCGTCGAATCGAACACGCGCTACGCCCAGGGCGGCATCGCGGCGGCGCTCTTCCCCGGCGATTCCGTCGAGACCCACATCGACGACACGATGCGGGCGGGCGCGGGCCTCTCCGACCCCGTCGCCGTGCGCGTCCTGTGCGAGGAGGGGCCGGCTCGCGTGCGCGAGCTCATCCGCTTCGGTGCGCGATTCGACACCGACGACTCGGGGCTCGCCCGCGGCCTCGAGGCGGCGCACTCGCGCGCCCGCATCCTGCACGCCGGCGGCGACGCGACGGGCGCCGAGATCGAGCGCGCACTCGTCGCGACCGTGCGCTCGCGCGCCGTGCGGCTGCACGAGCACACGACCCTCGTCGACCTCATCGTCGCCGACGGGCATGTGACGGGAGCGCTCGTGCAGGGCGCCGCCGAGCAGAACTTCTCGATCGACGCCGACATCGTCGTGCTCGCGACCGGGGGCGCCGGTCAGCTCTTCTCGCACACGACGAACCCCGACGTCGCGACCGGCGACGGCGTCGCTGCGGCCTGGCGGGCGGGCGCCGCGGTGCGCGATCTCGAGTTCGTGCAGTTCCATCCGACGGCGCTCGCCGCGCCGGGCACTCCCCTCCTCTCCGAGGCGGTGCGCGGCGAGGGTGCCGTGCTGCGCGACGAGAACGGCGTGCGATTCCTCGCGGGCACACCCGGCGGCGAACTCGCTCCGCGCGACGTCGTCGCCCGGGCCATCGCCGAACGGATGACGCTGCAGGGCGGGCGCCCGGTCTTCCTCGACGCGACTGCCCTCGGCGCCGCGTTCCTCTCCCGTCGCTTCCCCGGACTCGACGCCGCGACGCGACGTGCCGGCTTCGACTGGTCGACCGAGCCCGTTCCCGTCACACCGGCGGCGCACTACGCGATGGGCGGCGTCGCGACCGACATCGACGCCCGCACCTCCCTTCCGGGGCTCTTCGCCGTCGGCGAGGTCGCGTGCACGGGTGTGCACGGGGCGAATCGCCTCGCCTCCAACTCGCTCCTCGAGGCCGCGGTGTTCGCCCACCGCGCCGTGCACGCGTTCGGCCTGCCGATGCCGGCGGTGTTCCCGCCGGCCCCTCTCGTTGCGGCGGCCGCTGCGCCGACGTCGGTCGCGGCACGTCCCGTCGATCGCGGCGCCCTGCAGCAGCTCATGTGGCAGCACGTCGGACTGCACCGCGACGAGAACGGCCTGTCCGCGGCATCCACGGCGCTCGACGGCTGGAGTGCGCCGGAACCCCTCGACCGCCGCAGCATCGAAGACCGCAATCTGCTCGATCTCGCGCGCCTCAC
- the gcvH gene encoding glycine cleavage system protein GcvH — protein MTDTNALKYTDEHEWILVDEDPAVAVDAGSVVVGITDYAADKLGDVVFVDLPAVGTAVTAGSVIGEIESTKSVGELFAPVDGTIVEANQAVIDSPELVNSDPFGEGWLLKIAVAELPELLTREQYTAITGE, from the coding sequence ATGACCGACACGAACGCCCTGAAGTACACCGACGAACACGAGTGGATCCTCGTCGACGAAGACCCCGCGGTCGCCGTCGATGCGGGCAGCGTCGTCGTGGGCATCACCGACTACGCCGCCGACAAGCTCGGTGACGTCGTGTTCGTCGACCTCCCCGCCGTCGGCACGGCCGTCACCGCGGGCAGCGTCATCGGCGAGATCGAGTCGACGAAGTCGGTCGGCGAGCTGTTCGCTCCGGTCGACGGCACGATCGTCGAGGCGAACCAGGCCGTCATCGACAGCCCCGAGCTCGTGAACTCCGACCCGTTCGGAGAGGGCTGGCTGCTGAAGATCGCCGTCGCCGAGCTGCCCGAGCTGCTCACGCGCGAGCAGTACACCGCCATCACGGGGGAGTGA
- the gcvT gene encoding glycine cleavage system aminomethyltransferase GcvT, translating into MTDRFSPLHDIHRAAGAAFTDFGGWQMPVRYSSDLAEHHAVRSAAGLFDISHMAEFLVGGPGAGAFLDYALAGKLSAIAVGKAKYSLLLAETGGIIDDLVVYRLADERFLVVANAGNREPVAEALEQRAPGFDVRIADQSDQLALVAVQGPASRGILESIAEITELGTPLADLPYYAITEAFFSGRPLLVARTGYTGEDGFELYIHVEAASYLWNALVEAGEPVGLVPAGLAARDTLRLEAGMPLYGHELSIETLPVQAGLGRVVALSKEGDFVGRSGIEAGPADGARVLVGLAAEGRRAGRAGYAVVETDDGSGAVVGEITSGALSPTLGHPIAMAFVDERVASPGTTLYLDVRGTLIPASVVALPFYTRAKESS; encoded by the coding sequence GTGACCGATAGATTCAGCCCGCTCCACGACATCCATCGTGCCGCCGGCGCCGCATTCACCGACTTCGGGGGATGGCAGATGCCCGTGCGGTACTCGAGCGATCTCGCCGAGCACCACGCCGTCCGCTCCGCCGCAGGACTCTTCGACATCTCGCACATGGCCGAGTTCCTCGTCGGCGGCCCCGGGGCCGGCGCGTTCCTCGACTACGCCCTCGCGGGCAAGCTCTCCGCCATCGCGGTCGGCAAGGCGAAGTACAGCCTGCTCCTCGCCGAGACGGGCGGCATCATCGACGACCTCGTCGTCTACCGCCTCGCCGACGAGCGTTTCCTCGTCGTCGCGAACGCGGGCAATCGCGAACCCGTCGCCGAAGCGCTCGAGCAGCGTGCTCCCGGCTTCGACGTGCGCATCGCCGACCAGAGCGACCAGCTCGCGCTCGTCGCCGTGCAGGGTCCTGCCTCGCGCGGCATCCTCGAGTCGATCGCGGAGATCACCGAGCTCGGCACGCCGCTCGCCGATCTGCCCTACTACGCGATCACCGAGGCGTTCTTCAGCGGTCGACCCCTCCTCGTCGCCCGCACCGGCTACACGGGTGAAGACGGCTTCGAGCTGTACATCCACGTCGAGGCCGCCTCCTACCTCTGGAACGCGCTCGTCGAAGCGGGCGAGCCCGTCGGCCTCGTCCCGGCCGGCCTCGCCGCGCGCGACACGCTCCGCCTCGAGGCGGGCATGCCGCTCTACGGTCACGAGCTCTCGATCGAGACGCTCCCCGTGCAGGCCGGCCTCGGCCGCGTCGTCGCGCTCTCGAAGGAGGGCGACTTCGTCGGTCGTTCGGGCATCGAGGCCGGTCCGGCCGACGGCGCGCGCGTGCTCGTGGGGCTCGCCGCCGAGGGGCGTCGCGCGGGGCGCGCGGGCTACGCGGTGGTCGAGACGGATGACGGCAGCGGGGCCGTCGTCGGAGAGATCACGAGCGGTGCCCTGTCGCCGACCCTCGGCCATCCGATCGCCATGGCGTTCGTCGACGAGCGCGTCGCGAGCCCCGGCACCACCCTGTACCTCGACGTTCGCGGAACGCTCATCCCGGCATCCGTCGTCGCCCTTCCCTTCTACACGCGAGCCAAGGAGTCCTCATGA
- a CDS encoding NUDIX hydrolase, with protein sequence MSDARASRLAVSTVIFALRTDDDGLATLWTPLVRRTRDPHLGQWALPGGWLPSDEELEAAAARTLRSTTGLAPKYLEQLYTFGGVDRSPGDRVISVVYWALVQSDEAERAAVGENVQWFAADDLPALAFDHNAIIGYALWRLRTKMEYARIAHAFLGETFTLAQLREVYEAVLQKPLDPANFRRTIESTGTVAATGERLAGTPHRPPMLYRYDVATNLTDGTFTTRIPPGKPDPIKPHPRMRT encoded by the coding sequence ATGAGCGATGCACGTGCCTCACGTCTGGCCGTCTCGACCGTCATCTTCGCGCTGCGCACCGATGACGACGGCCTCGCGACACTCTGGACCCCGCTCGTCCGCCGCACCCGCGACCCGCACCTCGGCCAGTGGGCGCTGCCCGGCGGTTGGCTCCCCTCCGACGAAGAACTCGAGGCGGCCGCGGCCCGCACCCTGCGCTCGACCACCGGACTCGCTCCGAAATACCTCGAACAGCTCTATACCTTCGGCGGCGTCGACCGCTCGCCCGGCGACCGCGTCATCTCGGTCGTCTACTGGGCCCTCGTGCAGTCCGACGAGGCCGAGCGCGCCGCCGTCGGCGAGAACGTGCAGTGGTTCGCCGCCGACGATCTCCCCGCACTCGCCTTCGACCACAACGCGATCATCGGCTACGCCCTCTGGCGGCTCCGCACGAAGATGGAGTACGCGCGCATCGCGCACGCCTTCCTCGGCGAGACGTTCACGCTCGCCCAGCTCCGCGAGGTCTACGAGGCCGTGCTCCAGAAGCCCCTCGACCCCGCGAACTTCCGCCGGACGATCGAATCGACGGGAACCGTCGCCGCCACGGGCGAACGCCTCGCGGGCACGCCGCACCGGCCTCCCATGCTCTACCGCTACGACGTCGCGACGAACCTCACCGACGGCACCTTCACAACCCGGATTCCCCCGGGCAAACCCGACCCCATCAAGCCCCACCCGAGGATGCGGACATGA